A window from Pokkaliibacter sp. MBI-7 encodes these proteins:
- the gspD gene encoding type II secretion system secretin GspD codes for MLLRPRALACCATPFLSGYHPLLGAAMLSALLLTGCVPANQRPDDSLIREGLAGTGSDRPQAQASAMADTRGLSGVSGQSAATGRVPKGQWVQGSGEFIHPQEAQALAQGEPAGEGSFSFNFNDLPIQAVINSVLGDMLHENYSITQGVEGQVTFSTSQPVNKEQAIAILESLLAWTNNAMIRDGERYLILPADKAVPGNVVPSMAMQAPDIGLSARLFVLNYISAVEMQKLLKPFARDNAFLLIDPNRNLLALAGTAAELDNYQQTINTFDVNWLKGMSIGVFDLQRANIKELMPELDRLFGPQGDTPLAGMLRFIPIQRTNAVVVISPQAEYLREVRSWIELIDQGGGNEPQMYVYDVRNMKATDLAYYLRQIYSDSPVTEAQAATVAPGLRTTTLTSNGLGAINGSSGQGSSLNSITSQSSDTATDNSDTTASDTSLDSGSSTGNSHDNSVRISAQKSSNQLLVRCRPSQWQEIQTAIQRLDNPPLQVQIETRILEVSLVDELSFGVQWYLGKLAGNSTTTAIANSAGQGGALGQGGASYGGESLFYSFLSNNLQVALRALESKGNTQVLSAPSLVVMNNQRAQIQVGDNIPITQTSVNTSSSDLNTISSVQYVQTGVILDVTPRINPGGLVYLDIQQQVSNAGTTVDANGNPSISTRAISTQVAVQSGQTILLGGLIQQNNAQNDASVPGVGQVPGLRWLFGSTDRKHNRSEMIVLITPKVITRNSEAQQVTDEYRQGLQLLRPLTTGRGG; via the coding sequence ATGTTGTTGCGTCCTCGTGCTCTGGCGTGCTGTGCTACGCCGTTTTTATCCGGTTATCACCCCTTGCTGGGGGCGGCGATGCTCAGTGCGCTGTTGCTGACCGGCTGCGTCCCGGCCAATCAGCGCCCCGACGACAGCCTGATTCGCGAAGGCCTGGCGGGCACCGGCAGCGACCGCCCGCAGGCTCAGGCCAGTGCCATGGCCGATACCCGTGGGCTCAGTGGTGTAAGCGGGCAGAGCGCTGCCACGGGCAGAGTGCCAAAAGGGCAGTGGGTGCAGGGCAGTGGTGAGTTTATCCACCCGCAGGAAGCACAGGCGCTGGCGCAGGGTGAACCCGCAGGCGAAGGCAGCTTCTCCTTCAACTTCAATGATTTACCCATTCAGGCGGTGATCAACTCGGTGCTGGGCGACATGCTGCACGAGAACTACAGCATCACCCAGGGGGTGGAAGGGCAGGTCACCTTCTCCACCTCGCAGCCGGTCAATAAGGAACAGGCCATTGCCATTCTGGAAAGCCTGCTGGCCTGGACCAATAACGCCATGATCCGCGACGGTGAGCGTTATCTGATCCTGCCGGCTGATAAAGCGGTGCCGGGCAATGTGGTGCCGTCGATGGCCATGCAGGCCCCCGATATTGGCCTGTCGGCGCGGCTGTTTGTGCTCAACTACATTTCTGCGGTGGAAATGCAGAAGCTGCTCAAACCCTTTGCCCGTGACAATGCCTTCCTGCTGATCGACCCCAACCGTAACCTGCTGGCGCTGGCAGGCACCGCCGCCGAGCTGGATAACTACCAGCAGACCATTAACACCTTTGACGTCAACTGGCTGAAGGGTATGTCTATCGGCGTGTTCGACCTGCAGCGTGCCAATATCAAGGAGCTGATGCCGGAGCTGGACCGCCTGTTCGGCCCTCAGGGCGACACGCCACTGGCGGGCATGCTGCGCTTTATCCCGATTCAGCGTACCAACGCGGTGGTCGTGATTTCGCCACAGGCGGAATACCTGCGCGAAGTGCGTTCGTGGATTGAGCTGATCGATCAGGGTGGTGGCAACGAGCCGCAGATGTACGTCTACGATGTGCGCAATATGAAGGCCACTGATCTGGCCTATTACCTGCGGCAGATCTACAGCGACAGTCCGGTCACGGAAGCGCAGGCCGCCACGGTGGCTCCCGGCCTGCGCACCACCACCCTGACCAGTAATGGCCTCGGCGCCATCAACGGCAGCAGCGGCCAGGGCAGCTCCCTCAACAGCATCACTAGCCAGAGCAGCGATACCGCGACGGACAACAGCGATACCACGGCCAGCGACACCTCACTGGACAGTGGCAGCAGTACAGGCAACAGCCACGACAACAGCGTGCGTATCAGTGCGCAAAAAAGCAGCAATCAGCTGCTGGTACGGTGCCGCCCCAGCCAGTGGCAGGAAATCCAGACCGCCATCCAGCGCCTCGATAACCCCCCGCTGCAGGTGCAGATCGAAACCCGCATTCTGGAAGTCAGCCTGGTCGATGAGCTGAGCTTCGGTGTGCAGTGGTATCTGGGCAAACTGGCAGGCAACAGCACCACAACCGCCATTGCCAACAGTGCCGGTCAGGGCGGCGCACTGGGGCAGGGTGGTGCCAGCTACGGCGGCGAGTCACTGTTCTATTCCTTCCTCAGCAACAACCTGCAGGTGGCCCTGCGCGCGCTGGAAAGCAAAGGCAATACGCAGGTGCTGTCGGCGCCGTCACTGGTGGTAATGAACAACCAGCGGGCGCAGATACAGGTGGGCGACAACATTCCCATCACCCAGACCTCGGTCAATACCAGCAGCTCTGACCTCAATACCATCAGCAGCGTGCAGTATGTGCAGACCGGGGTGATCCTCGATGTGACCCCGCGCATTAACCCCGGTGGGCTGGTCTATCTGGATATCCAGCAGCAGGTCAGCAATGCCGGCACCACCGTCGATGCCAACGGCAATCCCTCCATCTCTACCCGCGCCATCAGCACTCAGGTGGCGGTGCAGTCCGGCCAGACCATCCTGCTCGGAGGCCTGATCCAGCAGAACAACGCCCAGAACGACGCCAGTGTGCCCGGCGTCGGCCAGGTGCCGGGGCTGCGCTGGCTGTTCGGCAGTACCGACCGCAAGCACAACCGCTCAGAAATGATCGTGCTGATCACGCCCAAGG
- the gspM gene encoding type II secretion system protein GspM: MKRHLKTTLTTSLTTSLTAAQQRLAMAVLILLALLLTAATALYQGVWAPVQEMREQMDSLRQRQQRYQQILAGKEQLQAAVEAAAANSQLNNTLLPGDDPGSVQADLMSRLSLSVNQVSTLGPGCQLLETLPVSQPQKQDAPYVQVAINVTLECAMEPLTAVVYELEHSHPLLFIDQLSLYRRPDTPFDGGSGLLTVRMTVSGYMHPAAQASSGAGG; encoded by the coding sequence ATGAAGCGACATCTGAAAACCACCCTGACCACGTCGCTGACCACGTCGCTGACCGCCGCGCAGCAGCGTCTGGCCATGGCGGTGCTGATCCTGCTGGCGCTACTGCTGACCGCCGCCACCGCGCTGTATCAGGGCGTCTGGGCGCCGGTGCAAGAGATGCGTGAACAGATGGACAGCCTGCGCCAGCGCCAGCAGCGCTATCAGCAGATTCTCGCTGGTAAAGAACAGTTGCAGGCGGCGGTGGAGGCCGCTGCGGCCAATAGCCAGCTTAACAATACCCTGCTGCCGGGCGATGACCCCGGCTCGGTACAGGCTGACCTGATGTCACGGCTGTCGCTCAGCGTCAATCAAGTCAGCACTCTCGGCCCCGGTTGCCAGCTGCTGGAAACGCTGCCGGTCAGCCAGCCACAAAAGCAGGACGCTCCCTATGTGCAGGTGGCGATCAACGTCACTCTGGAATGTGCCATGGAACCCCTGACCGCCGTCGTATATGAGCTGGAACACAGCCACCCGCTGCTGTTTATTGATCAGCTGAGCCTGTACCGCCGCCCGGATACGCCTTTTGACGGCGGCTCGGGGCTACTGACCGTGCGTATGACCGTCAGCGGTTATATGCACCCGGCTGCGCAGGCCAGTAGCGGAGCCGGCGGATGA
- a CDS encoding PilN domain-containing protein, whose protein sequence is MVKVIVSTYLAIKVTHHSNQLWRVTEDGERPWQPLPADQDHALVLQLTPAQVLVRELYLPLAAGKKLESVLHHELPRFTPFQPGQVYFAAARRGSDAQRLRVQLAVVRRDTLDALLEQLAAQGVVPDRVDALDASGQPLGVNLLPPARRRRRIHWPRLINLTLAIGSALLLATAAALWRSQNADTLQRMNAEVSQLQQQTRDIITLQQQLSERQQAAGYLARLKHSQPSMLTTLQALTDCLPADTWLEQLDIKAEGMLVMSGQSSAVSRLISRINACPGFSAPQFQGVIQPDSQTRQDRFTLQAILSASASASGQTEGSTP, encoded by the coding sequence TTGGTCAAAGTCATTGTCAGTACTTACTTGGCCATAAAAGTCACCCACCACTCCAACCAACTCTGGCGGGTGACGGAGGATGGCGAGCGGCCCTGGCAGCCTTTGCCTGCGGATCAGGACCATGCGCTGGTGTTGCAACTGACACCGGCGCAGGTACTGGTGCGCGAGCTGTATTTGCCGCTGGCCGCGGGGAAAAAGCTGGAGAGCGTGCTGCACCACGAGCTACCACGCTTTACCCCGTTTCAGCCGGGGCAGGTGTATTTTGCCGCGGCGCGGCGCGGCAGCGACGCCCAGCGCCTGCGGGTGCAACTGGCGGTAGTACGGCGCGATACGCTGGATGCGCTGCTGGAGCAGCTGGCCGCACAGGGTGTGGTGCCAGACCGGGTGGATGCACTGGATGCGTCAGGCCAGCCACTGGGGGTTAACCTGCTGCCCCCGGCACGCAGGCGCAGGCGTATTCACTGGCCACGGCTGATTAATCTGACACTGGCGATCGGCAGTGCCCTGTTGCTGGCCACGGCGGCAGCCTTATGGCGCAGCCAGAATGCCGACACCCTGCAACGCATGAACGCCGAGGTCAGCCAGTTACAGCAGCAAACCCGCGACATCATCACCCTGCAACAGCAACTGAGCGAACGCCAGCAGGCGGCAGGCTATCTGGCCCGGCTCAAACACAGCCAACCCTCGATGCTGACTACCCTGCAAGCGCTGACCGACTGCCTGCCCGCCGATACCTGGCTGGAGCAGCTGGATATTAAAGCGGAGGGCATGCTGGTGATGAGCGGCCAGAGCAGTGCCGTCAGCCGCCTGATCAGTCGTATTAATGCCTGCCCCGGCTTCAGTGCACCGCAGTTTCAGGGGGTGATTCAACCTGACAGCCAGACCCGGCAGGACCGCTTTACTTTGCAGGCCATCTTGTCGGCGTCGGCGTCAGCATCCGGGCAGACTGAGGGCAGCACGCCATGA
- a CDS encoding IS256 family transposase: MALTPEMLDELTQECKTPEDVSKLYAQMLQHMINRSLQAEMDDHLGYDRHDKAEPGAKRGNTRNGKSRKTVQSDVGDLLIETPRDREGRFEPQLLKKRQVRLAGMEDKILTLYAKGMTTRDIESALVDLYGVTISHTLIAQVTDAVLEEAKAWQTRPLEAIYPIVWLDGLVVKVQHNKQVVNKSAHVVLGVNLRGEKEVLGLWLAESEGAKFWLSVLTELRHRGVQDIYIASMDGLKGLPEAVNAVFPKTLTQLCIVHLVRASLRYVNTKDSKVVVGALKRIYTSATADEAVRELDDFESDWGEKYRAVVRLWRGHWDNIIPFFQFLPEIRKVIYTTNAIESLNMSLRKLTRNRRIFPNDDSALKSLFLAIREASKNWKAIHHWKPALQSFQVMFGEERVPLAAL, translated from the coding sequence ATGGCACTAACGCCAGAGATGTTGGATGAGCTGACTCAGGAATGTAAGACCCCGGAGGATGTCAGCAAGCTGTACGCCCAGATGCTGCAACACATGATCAATCGCAGCCTGCAAGCCGAGATGGACGACCACCTTGGCTACGACCGCCACGACAAAGCCGAGCCCGGTGCCAAGCGGGGCAATACCCGTAACGGCAAGAGCCGTAAAACGGTGCAGAGTGATGTCGGCGACTTGCTCATAGAGACTCCCCGCGACCGAGAAGGCCGCTTCGAGCCACAGCTGCTCAAGAAGCGGCAAGTTCGGCTGGCGGGGATGGAAGACAAGATCCTGACACTGTACGCCAAGGGCATGACCACGCGTGATATCGAGAGTGCGCTGGTGGACTTATACGGTGTGACGATTTCGCACACACTCATCGCCCAGGTTACTGATGCGGTTCTGGAGGAAGCCAAAGCGTGGCAGACGCGACCGCTGGAAGCGATTTACCCCATCGTCTGGCTGGATGGTCTGGTGGTCAAGGTACAGCACAACAAGCAGGTGGTGAACAAGTCAGCGCACGTTGTGCTTGGCGTCAATCTGCGCGGCGAGAAAGAAGTGCTGGGTCTGTGGCTGGCCGAAAGCGAAGGGGCGAAGTTCTGGTTGTCGGTGCTGACGGAGTTGCGTCATCGTGGCGTGCAGGATATTTACATCGCCAGTATGGACGGCCTGAAGGGGTTGCCGGAAGCGGTCAACGCGGTGTTTCCGAAAACGTTGACCCAGCTGTGTATTGTGCATCTGGTGCGCGCCAGCTTGCGTTATGTCAACACCAAAGACAGCAAGGTCGTTGTGGGTGCCCTGAAGCGAATTTACACATCGGCGACAGCGGACGAAGCCGTGCGCGAACTGGATGACTTTGAGAGCGATTGGGGTGAGAAATATCGGGCGGTGGTGCGGTTGTGGCGCGGTCACTGGGACAACATCATACCGTTCTTCCAGTTCCTGCCGGAGATCCGGAAAGTGATCTACACGACCAACGCCATCGAATCCCTGAACATGAGCCTGCGGAAACTGACACGTAATCGGCGCATTTTTCCGAACGACGATTCGGCACTCAAGTCACTCTTTCTGGCTATCCGCGAAGCATCGAAGAACTGGAAGGCTATTCATCACTGGAAACCGGCACTACAGAGTTTTCAGGTGATGTTTGGGGAGGAGCGCGTGCCGCTGGCCGCACTCTGA
- a CDS encoding RHS repeat-associated core domain-containing protein codes for MRVLMTRFLASVLALLLIWQPAVAGITYYHNDALGSPVAATDENGKLLWHEAYAPFGEKLNNAPAQGDSRIAYTGKLHDDDTGLTYMNARYYDPVVGRFMAIDPVGPVQGGVKYTNRYSYGENNPYKYFDPTGMSLEIEGSRDFTDKALKDVEDFRETDVGAQILSDIEKSKMPVTIKEYKNKNDLNQAITTPTDLNLAGSPSGVPTSGSPSEIQYNPDWSPVVNTTLGNLATPFSVVLGHELVHAHNALFGGYHVREDPVKGLRIDKTREEVATIKVENTVKKEMGLPERINGTIVAP; via the coding sequence ATGCGTGTACTGATGACCCGATTCCTCGCCAGTGTGCTGGCACTGTTACTAATCTGGCAACCGGCTGTCGCCGGGATCACCTACTACCACAATGACGCCCTTGGCTCGCCCGTGGCGGCCACCGACGAGAACGGCAAACTGCTGTGGCACGAAGCCTATGCGCCGTTTGGGGAAAAGCTCAACAACGCCCCGGCTCAGGGAGACAGCCGTATTGCCTACACCGGCAAGCTGCACGATGACGACACCGGGCTGACCTATATGAATGCGCGCTATTACGACCCGGTGGTAGGGCGGTTTATGGCGATAGACCCGGTGGGGCCTGTGCAGGGTGGGGTTAAATATACAAATAGATACTCATACGGGGAAAATAACCCCTACAAATACTTTGATCCAACGGGTATGTCGCTTGAAATTGAAGGGAGTCGTGATTTTACTGATAAGGCTCTAAAGGATGTCGAGGATTTTCGAGAAACAGATGTAGGTGCTCAAATACTATCAGATATAGAAAAGTCTAAAATGCCAGTGACAATTAAAGAGTATAAAAATAAAAATGATTTAAATCAGGCGATTACCACACCAACAGACTTAAATTTGGCAGGCTCGCCTAGTGGAGTACCAACTAGCGGTAGCCCTTCTGAAATACAATATAATCCGGACTGGAGTCCAGTAGTGAATACCACTTTGGGTAATCTTGCTACGCCATTTTCTGTAGTTCTTGGACATGAGCTAGTACACGCGCACAATGCTCTTTTTGGAGGATATCATGTCAGAGAAGACCCTGTAAAAGGATTGCGTATTGATAAAACAAGAGAAGAAGTTGCTACTATAAAAGTGGAAAATACCGTTAAAAAAGAAATGGGTCTTCCTGAAAGGATAAATGGAACTATTGTTGCACCATAA
- a CDS encoding RICIN domain-containing protein — MSTVLVACLGYGPTASAEFTHPGLLLTEADFTRIKAKVQAQQEPWYSAWVSFTNDTASQLRTTPAPLTTLIRGGDGQNFGRIISQIRFMYAMALRWKISGDTAYADAVVNFMNGWSSTLQEVTGNADRFLAAGIYGYELANIGEIMRTYEGLSATDLQQYQDMLVNLFYPLNHQFLTGHNGACISNYWANWDMANIAGMMSIGIFADRQDIYDEAMAYLHHGEGNGALKNLVYYRHPGNLGQYQESGRDQGHTTLGASLFGVIGKTALNQGVDLFSYNNYELLAAAEYIAKYNLYEDVPYTPYGANCTNWTTYQGVVSDNARGNLRPSWELIYNYYANKLGIAAPWSTAMAAKTRPEAYGNGDELGWGTLTETLDPHASGGAPRGLTADSNTHDVTLSWWGAVGASSYNVKRATSASGEFLTVANIAASDSLTYQDTDAQPGHTYFYQVTAISDQGESAATDTVSADAGTHLRFYLSFDQANGTTLANEAGSSTATLMNGATLGAGVRGNALVLDGVDDYVQLPDDAVNGLTDYTIAFWFKQSEARTWARAFDFGNGTQQYLTLIPRTNTGVTRFTTTRVSGSAEDRLDSTALPVGSWVHVAVSVSGQTAVYYLNGTEIGRNEAVRFNPKQLGTLTNNWLGRSQYSDPYLKGSLDDFRIYSGALSAAQIGELVNWDDQAAVANGTYELLSRNSSMALTTEDGGSSNGTHLEQQPYSDADNQKWTITSLGNGRYKVIGVASGKAMDVSNWGTTNGTGVSLWGYTGGTNQTWLLTDAGSGYYRISPEHAPSLSLDISAAATTAGADALMWTYAATANQQWQLVKVE, encoded by the coding sequence GTGAGTACGGTATTGGTGGCCTGTCTGGGCTATGGCCCGACCGCCAGTGCCGAATTTACCCACCCCGGCTTATTGCTGACGGAGGCAGACTTCACTCGCATCAAGGCTAAGGTGCAGGCACAGCAAGAGCCCTGGTACAGTGCCTGGGTCAGCTTTACCAATGACACCGCCTCGCAATTGCGCACTACTCCAGCCCCCCTCACTACCTTGATTCGGGGTGGTGACGGCCAGAATTTTGGGCGTATCATCAGCCAGATTCGTTTTATGTACGCCATGGCCCTGCGCTGGAAAATCTCCGGTGATACCGCCTATGCCGATGCTGTCGTCAACTTTATGAACGGCTGGTCATCGACCCTGCAGGAAGTGACGGGTAATGCTGATCGTTTTCTGGCGGCTGGCATTTACGGCTATGAGCTGGCTAATATCGGCGAGATTATGCGTACCTATGAGGGGTTGAGTGCCACCGACCTCCAGCAGTATCAGGACATGCTGGTCAATCTGTTTTATCCCCTCAATCATCAGTTTCTGACCGGCCACAATGGCGCCTGCATCAGCAATTACTGGGCAAACTGGGATATGGCCAATATCGCCGGGATGATGTCCATCGGCATCTTTGCCGACCGTCAGGACATCTACGATGAGGCCATGGCCTATCTGCATCATGGTGAAGGGAATGGTGCCCTGAAAAATCTGGTTTATTACCGCCACCCTGGCAATCTCGGTCAGTATCAGGAAAGCGGCCGTGATCAGGGCCATACCACGCTGGGCGCCTCGCTGTTTGGCGTTATTGGCAAAACCGCCCTGAATCAGGGCGTCGATCTGTTCAGCTACAACAACTACGAGCTGCTGGCGGCAGCGGAATATATCGCCAAATACAACCTCTATGAGGACGTACCCTATACCCCCTACGGTGCTAACTGCACCAACTGGACCACCTATCAGGGTGTGGTGTCAGACAATGCCCGTGGCAACCTGCGCCCGTCCTGGGAGCTGATCTACAACTACTACGCTAACAAGCTCGGTATAGCGGCGCCCTGGTCAACGGCCATGGCAGCCAAGACCCGTCCCGAAGCCTATGGCAATGGCGACGAACTGGGCTGGGGCACCCTCACCGAAACCCTCGACCCTCATGCCAGCGGTGGAGCGCCACGTGGCCTGACGGCTGACAGCAATACCCATGATGTCACGCTGTCATGGTGGGGGGCGGTGGGCGCCAGCAGCTACAACGTCAAACGCGCCACATCAGCTAGTGGCGAATTCCTTACCGTGGCCAATATTGCCGCCAGTGACAGCCTGACCTATCAGGATACTGATGCACAGCCGGGGCACACCTACTTCTATCAGGTCACGGCGATTTCTGACCAGGGTGAAAGTGCCGCCACCGATACCGTTTCAGCAGATGCAGGCACTCATCTCAGGTTCTATCTGAGCTTTGATCAGGCCAATGGCACGACGCTGGCCAATGAGGCAGGCAGCTCCACGGCCACCCTGATGAACGGCGCGACACTTGGCGCGGGGGTCAGGGGCAATGCGCTGGTACTGGATGGCGTCGATGACTATGTGCAGTTGCCGGACGATGCCGTCAATGGCCTGACCGACTACACCATCGCCTTCTGGTTCAAACAGAGTGAAGCCCGCACCTGGGCCCGCGCCTTTGATTTTGGCAACGGTACTCAGCAGTACCTCACCCTGATCCCCCGTACTAATACCGGCGTGACCCGCTTTACCACCACCCGTGTCAGTGGCTCAGCGGAAGATCGTCTGGATAGCACGGCACTGCCGGTGGGTAGCTGGGTCCATGTGGCCGTGAGCGTGTCGGGGCAGACGGCGGTGTACTACCTCAACGGCACCGAGATAGGGCGTAACGAAGCCGTCCGTTTCAATCCTAAGCAGCTTGGTACCCTGACCAACAACTGGCTGGGGCGCTCGCAGTACAGTGACCCCTATCTGAAAGGCAGTCTGGATGACTTCCGTATATACAGCGGTGCCTTGTCAGCGGCCCAGATTGGTGAGCTGGTCAACTGGGATGATCAGGCTGCTGTCGCCAACGGTACTTACGAACTGCTCTCACGCAACAGCAGTATGGCGCTGACGACTGAGGATGGGGGCAGTAGTAACGGCACTCATCTGGAGCAGCAGCCTTACAGTGATGCTGACAACCAGAAATGGACCATCACCAGCCTGGGCAATGGTCGCTACAAGGTAATCGGTGTCGCCAGCGGCAAAGCCATGGATGTGTCCAACTGGGGCACCACCAATGGCACCGGAGTGTCGCTCTGGGGCTACACCGGAGGCACCAACCAGACCTGGCTGCTGACCGATGCCGGTAGTGGCTACTACCGTATCAGCCCGGAACATGCCCCCAGTCTGAGCCTGGATATTTCCGCGGCGGCCACCACTGCCGGGGCGGATGCCCTGATGTGGACCTACGCCGCCACGGCCAACCAGCAGTGGCAGTTGGTGAAGGTGGAGTAG
- a CDS encoding class I SAM-dependent methyltransferase codes for MARRFYTRLQRQLRQQGWRHTLASLYQRAQYRYRYLRDDVLFDKRYGVETRRIESAYLSQQQSDYLDSAEFYEPSRWRHFSRMLAHLSIQPSDFHFMDIGAGKGRVLMFADRAGFHQITGVELAPQLVETAQRNVQRYRQKTGSAAHFDIRCEDVAHFQVPAGNLLIYLYNPFRGELMQLFLDKLQQAQQGDRLIYVLYRNPACAELFAARRAVQCLVLNNEYGIYQVISTRR; via the coding sequence ATGGCTCGCCGTTTCTATACCCGGTTACAACGTCAGCTGCGACAGCAGGGCTGGCGTCATACGCTGGCCAGCCTCTACCAGCGGGCACAGTATCGTTATCGTTATCTGCGTGATGACGTGCTGTTCGATAAACGCTATGGAGTGGAAACCCGCCGTATCGAGTCGGCCTATCTCAGCCAGCAGCAGTCCGACTATCTGGATTCTGCCGAGTTCTATGAGCCCAGCCGCTGGCGGCATTTCTCCCGCATGCTGGCGCACCTGTCGATTCAGCCCTCGGACTTTCACTTTATGGATATCGGTGCGGGTAAAGGACGGGTGCTGATGTTTGCTGACCGCGCGGGGTTTCACCAGATCACCGGGGTGGAGCTGGCGCCACAGCTGGTGGAGACGGCACAGCGCAATGTGCAGCGCTACCGGCAAAAAACCGGCAGTGCTGCACATTTCGACATACGCTGCGAAGACGTGGCGCACTTTCAGGTGCCAGCAGGTAACCTGCTGATATACCTCTACAACCCTTTCCGTGGCGAGCTGATGCAGTTGTTTCTCGACAAGCTGCAACAGGCCCAGCAAGGCGACCGCCTGATCTATGTGCTCTACCGTAACCCGGCCTGCGCTGAGCTGTTCGCGGCCCGGCGGGCAGTGCAGTGTCTGGTGCTGAACAATGAGTACGGTATTTATCAGGTGATTTCGACCAGGCGGTAA
- a CDS encoding carbamoyltransferase C-terminal domain-containing protein — MNILGINYFFHDSSACVVMDGQLRVALEEERFTRRKHTNEFPVQAIERCLQISGISMQQIDHIAVSIAPTKDLGKKVAYSLGLGKKVAPFIKHEFKGIYVKQKAFWNWYKGIWGRRDAGPKVHFVEHHLSHVAGSYFVSPYQKAALLSLDGSGEWSTAMLGTAEGDQLNFFGESHFPHSLGSFYEAATEFCGFQPNYDEGKTMGLAPFGNPDRFYKDVEKLVNITSEGQIQIDLSYFEYQNAGYQRCGQKFYDTFGQPRSRKGAFEDHHHDVAAAFQKVLEDKVLQMCHLLEQKTDADYLVIAGGVALNSVMNGRILRDTRFKDVYVMPAAGDNGSCIGAAYYLYNHILKQPRNFVHLDPYLGTEYSNEQIKKTLDECKLSYTRSEDICLDTAQMLRDGQIIGWFQGRMEIGPRALGSRSILADPTLPGMKDKINAEVKHREAYRPFAPSCPAEFKQDFFDIRVNAPFMLKVCDVLPDKRDVIPAITHVDGSARLQTVHADTNPLYHRMISEFGKLSGVPVVLNTSFNIMGEPVVESPLHAIRCFFSTGLDVLVLGDYIVRK; from the coding sequence ATGAATATCCTCGGCATCAACTACTTCTTCCATGATTCCTCGGCCTGTGTGGTGATGGATGGTCAGCTCAGGGTGGCGCTGGAAGAAGAGCGTTTTACCCGCCGCAAGCACACCAATGAATTCCCGGTGCAGGCCATCGAGCGCTGCCTGCAGATCAGTGGCATTAGCATGCAGCAGATCGACCACATCGCGGTGTCCATTGCGCCGACCAAGGATCTGGGTAAGAAAGTCGCCTACAGCCTGGGGCTGGGCAAGAAGGTGGCGCCGTTCATCAAGCACGAGTTCAAGGGCATATACGTCAAGCAGAAAGCCTTCTGGAACTGGTACAAGGGGATCTGGGGCCGTCGTGACGCGGGCCCGAAAGTGCACTTTGTCGAGCATCACCTGTCCCATGTCGCCGGCAGTTATTTTGTATCGCCCTATCAGAAAGCGGCACTGCTGTCGCTGGATGGCTCCGGCGAGTGGTCCACCGCGATGCTGGGCACGGCGGAGGGCGATCAGCTGAACTTTTTTGGCGAGAGCCATTTCCCTCACTCACTGGGCTCGTTCTACGAAGCGGCCACTGAGTTCTGTGGCTTCCAGCCCAACTATGATGAAGGCAAGACCATGGGGCTGGCGCCCTTTGGCAATCCCGACCGCTTCTACAAGGACGTGGAAAAGCTGGTGAACATTACCAGTGAAGGGCAGATTCAGATCGACCTGTCGTATTTCGAGTACCAGAACGCCGGGTATCAGCGCTGCGGTCAGAAGTTCTATGACACCTTTGGCCAGCCTCGCTCACGCAAAGGTGCGTTTGAAGATCACCATCACGATGTGGCGGCGGCTTTCCAGAAAGTGCTGGAAGACAAGGTGCTGCAGATGTGCCATCTGCTGGAGCAGAAAACCGATGCCGACTATCTGGTGATTGCCGGTGGGGTTGCCCTCAACAGCGTGATGAACGGCCGTATCCTGCGTGACACCCGCTTCAAGGATGTCTATGTGATGCCTGCCGCCGGTGATAACGGCTCCTGTATCGGTGCGGCGTATTACCTCTACAACCATATCCTCAAACAGCCGCGTAACTTTGTGCACCTTGACCCTTATCTCGGCACCGAATACAGCAACGAGCAGATCAAAAAGACGCTCGATGAGTGCAAGCTGAGCTACACCCGCTCTGAAGATATTTGTCTTGATACCGCACAGATGCTGCGTGACGGCCAGATTATCGGCTGGTTTCAGGGACGCATGGAAATTGGCCCGCGGGCGCTGGGCAGCCGCAGCATTCTGGCCGACCCGACCTTGCCCGGGATGAAGGACAAGATTAACGCCGAGGTCAAGCATCGCGAGGCTTACCGGCCTTTTGCCCCGTCCTGCCCGGCGGAGTTTAAGCAGGACTTCTTTGACATCAGGGTCAATGCGCCGTTCATGCTCAAGGTCTGCGATGTATTGCCGGATAAACGCGACGTGATTCCGGCCATCACCCATGTGGATGGCTCTGCCCGGCTGCAGACCGTCCATGCTGACACCAACCCGCTTTACCACCGCATGATCAGTGAGTTTGGCAAGCTGTCCGGGGTGCCGGTGGTACTCAATACCAGTTTCAACATTATGGGTGAGCCGGTGGTGGAGTCGCCGCTGCATGCCATTCGGTGTTTCTTCTCCACCGGTCTGGATGTGCTGGTGCTGGGCGACTATATCGTCCGTAAGTGA